The following proteins come from a genomic window of Irregularibacter muris:
- a CDS encoding NUDIX hydrolase produces the protein MNMDKIRNRIKNASSSLDKQFKYFSILVPIIELKGEPHLIFEIRSHLLRRQPGEICFPGGKKEYDETFKEAAIRETMEELNISLDNIETIGQLSSVSTHYNNIIYPFVGVLHNIDLQSLQVNKAEVDKIFTVPLSFFMETPPLEHYIETSPHPLEDFPYHLLPNGEDYPWFRGKYSVYFYQYEGHVIWGLTAKTIKNLVDILQK, from the coding sequence ATGAATATGGATAAGATCCGCAATAGGATAAAAAATGCTTCCTCCTCATTAGATAAACAATTTAAATATTTTTCTATCTTGGTCCCTATCATTGAGTTAAAGGGAGAACCCCATTTGATTTTTGAAATCCGCTCTCATCTTCTTAGAAGGCAGCCAGGAGAAATTTGTTTTCCTGGAGGAAAAAAAGAATACGATGAAACTTTCAAAGAAGCAGCAATAAGGGAAACCATGGAGGAATTAAATATATCCTTGGACAATATTGAAACCATTGGACAATTATCCTCTGTCAGCACCCATTATAATAATATTATCTATCCCTTTGTAGGGGTTTTGCATAATATTGATTTACAAAGTCTACAGGTTAATAAAGCAGAGGTAGACAAAATATTTACTGTTCCCCTTTCCTTTTTCATGGAAACTCCGCCTTTGGAACATTATATTGAAACATCCCCCCATCCCCTGGAAGATTTTCCCTACCATCTGCTTCCCAATGGTGAGGATTATCCATGGTTTAGAGGAAAATATTCAGTATACTTTTATCAATATGAAGGTCATGTGATATGGGGGTTAACAGCCAAGACAATTAAAAATCTTGTAGACATTTTGCAAAAATAA
- a CDS encoding M23 family metallopeptidase, producing the protein MNNHKGVLHFEKGGKILVFRRRYKSRKKILLFALLCLFSILILFNSLFKMGKSHDIDNIPSLSLELYFTLEENIGIKWYYFAAMDIIERNWSENIEEKKYEKIAILYTKNQGDINKTLRNYKSKRYAKKVIKKSKKLSKIDQIYRNKQFPIPKDVAYHYENGWGDDRTYGGDRKHEGIDLIADKGTPVYSVGNGKIENVGWNELGGWRVGITGEDGIYYYYAHLDRYGKNIKQGKNISGGEIIGYVGNTGYGPEGTEGKFVDHLHFGMYQEGEAINPYPFLKGWEIKQEN; encoded by the coding sequence ATGAATAACCATAAAGGAGTACTTCATTTTGAAAAAGGAGGAAAAATTTTGGTTTTCAGGAGACGTTATAAAAGCAGAAAAAAAATATTGCTATTTGCACTATTGTGTTTATTTAGCATATTAATACTGTTCAATAGCTTATTTAAGATGGGCAAATCCCATGATATAGACAATATTCCTTCCCTATCTCTTGAGCTATATTTTACCCTGGAGGAAAATATAGGCATTAAGTGGTATTATTTTGCCGCTATGGACATTATAGAAAGAAATTGGTCAGAAAATATAGAGGAGAAAAAATATGAAAAAATCGCTATTCTCTATACCAAAAATCAGGGAGACATCAACAAAACCCTTAGAAATTATAAAAGTAAAAGATATGCTAAAAAGGTAATAAAAAAATCAAAAAAACTGAGTAAGATAGATCAAATATATAGAAATAAACAATTTCCTATTCCCAAGGATGTTGCCTATCATTATGAGAATGGTTGGGGGGATGACCGTACCTATGGAGGAGATAGAAAACATGAAGGCATTGACCTTATTGCGGATAAAGGGACACCTGTTTATTCAGTAGGTAATGGCAAAATAGAAAATGTAGGGTGGAATGAATTAGGTGGTTGGCGAGTAGGAATTACAGGAGAGGATGGGATTTATTATTACTATGCCCATCTAGATCGTTATGGAAAAAATATAAAACAGGGAAAAAACATCTCTGGTGGTGAAATAATAGGGTATGTTGGCAATACTGGTTATGGACCAGAAGGTACAGAGGGGAAGTTTGTTGATCATTTACATTTCGGTATGTATCAAGAAGGAGAGGCCATAAATCCTTATCCCTTTTTAAAAGGTTGGGAGATAAAACAAGAAAATTGA
- a CDS encoding (2Fe-2S) ferredoxin domain-containing protein: MHIIQVCIGSACHLKGSYKIIKNMQEVIQKRGLENEIDLRGAFCIGECTKAVAVKIDDNPAISVSENQVETIIENLIKE; this comes from the coding sequence ATGCATATTATTCAGGTTTGTATTGGTAGTGCTTGTCATTTAAAGGGGTCTTATAAAATCATTAAGAATATGCAAGAAGTTATACAAAAACGAGGATTAGAAAATGAAATTGATTTAAGGGGAGCCTTTTGTATAGGGGAATGTACTAAAGCTGTAGCAGTAAAAATAGATGATAATCCAGCCATTTCAGTATCTGAGAATCAGGTAGAGACAATTATAGAAAACCTTATAAAGGAATGA